A window of Microcystis aeruginosa FD4 contains these coding sequences:
- a CDS encoding ABC transporter ATP-binding protein yields MTEVIRLDQVSLERRTQEEFSYDLKRTIFSLLEGKYRQPAKKLVLDDIDLVINSGAKLGIIGANGAGKSTLLKVICGILEPTKGQVRVRGQIASLIELGAGFDPDLPVKDNIILYGVMLGFSRQEMKEKTKDILDFAELEEYMGAPVKSLSSGMVARLGFAIATEVHPDILILDEVLSVGDESFKNKCKRRLKKFWNSNATILVVSHDLTLIQESCDQAIWLNKGQLQCQGTSEDVIKFYLDSVHQNEVNF; encoded by the coding sequence ATGACAGAAGTAATTCGACTCGATCAAGTGTCTCTCGAAAGACGCACTCAAGAAGAATTTTCCTACGATCTAAAAAGGACAATCTTCTCTCTTCTTGAAGGTAAATATCGTCAACCAGCCAAAAAATTAGTTCTAGATGATATAGATTTAGTCATTAATTCTGGAGCGAAATTAGGTATCATTGGAGCTAATGGCGCAGGAAAATCTACTCTCTTAAAAGTTATTTGTGGTATTCTGGAACCGACAAAGGGACAGGTGAGAGTTAGGGGACAAATTGCCTCTCTAATTGAATTAGGAGCGGGTTTTGATCCAGATTTACCGGTAAAAGATAATATTATTCTCTATGGGGTAATGCTGGGATTTTCTCGTCAGGAAATGAAGGAAAAAACCAAAGATATCCTCGACTTTGCTGAGTTAGAAGAATATATGGGAGCGCCGGTGAAATCTCTTTCTTCTGGTATGGTGGCTCGTTTAGGATTTGCGATCGCCACGGAGGTTCACCCCGATATTCTTATTCTTGATGAAGTCCTTTCCGTCGGGGATGAAAGTTTTAAAAATAAGTGTAAACGACGTTTAAAAAAATTCTGGAATTCCAACGCTACTATTTTAGTAGTTTCCCACGATTTGACTTTAATTCAAGAGTCCTGTGACCAAGCAATTTGGCTAAATAAAGGCCAGTTGCAATGTCAGGGTACATCGGAAGATGTAATCAAGTTTTATTTGGATTCCGTACATCAAAATGAAGTTAATTTTTAA
- the tmk gene encoding dTMP kinase, whose product MKPKFIVFEGIDGSGTSTQAKLLQEYFFKRGEKAVLSPEPSEGVIGSLIREIMQTNLISIKDQNKFDRQMAYLFAADRHYHLYNDHDGVFKLIHQEQTHVITTRYYFSSLAYNCNNPEELAFVQQLNQHFPNPDLVIYIDVIPDISLARIKNRAITEVYEKQEKLMKVRQMFIEIFKEYKDNCLQLDGTDTIEQLHQNIINYLEQLI is encoded by the coding sequence ATGAAACCGAAATTTATTGTCTTTGAAGGTATTGATGGTTCTGGAACAAGTACCCAAGCAAAACTCTTACAAGAATATTTTTTCAAGCGAGGAGAAAAAGCAGTTTTAAGTCCGGAACCTTCCGAGGGAGTCATCGGTAGTTTGATTCGAGAAATAATGCAAACTAATCTTATTTCTATCAAAGATCAAAATAAATTTGACCGACAAATGGCCTATCTGTTTGCAGCTGATCGCCATTATCATTTATATAATGATCACGATGGCGTTTTTAAACTTATTCACCAAGAACAAACCCATGTGATCACTACTCGTTATTATTTTTCTTCTTTGGCCTACAATTGCAATAATCCCGAAGAATTGGCTTTTGTTCAGCAGTTAAATCAACATTTTCCCAATCCAGATTTAGTCATTTATATCGATGTTATTCCTGATATTTCTCTAGCAAGAATTAAAAACAGAGCCATCACAGAAGTGTACGAAAAACAAGAAAAATTAATGAAAGTTCGTCAGATGTTTATCGAGATATTTAAAGAATATAAAGATAATTGTTTACAACTGGATGGCACTGATACAATAGAACAGCTTCACCAAAATATTATTAATTATCTTGAACAATTAATTTAA
- a CDS encoding SemiSWEET transporter codes for MNIIELIGIVAGILTTVSFLPQVIKTWRYRSAKDLSLTMFICFCLGVFLWLIYGIYMSSKPIIIANFVTFILAGTILYFKIKYD; via the coding sequence GTGAATATTATTGAACTAATCGGGATCGTGGCGGGAATATTAACCACTGTCTCCTTTTTACCCCAAGTGATTAAAACTTGGCGTTATCGTTCGGCTAAGGACTTGTCCCTAACTATGTTTATTTGCTTTTGTCTGGGGGTTTTTCTTTGGCTCATCTACGGGATTTATATGAGCAGTAAACCGATTATTATCGCTAATTTTGTTACTTTTATCTTAGCGGGGACAATTCTCTATTTTAAGATTAAATATGATTAA
- a CDS encoding L,D-transpeptidase has product MRVFVAILCLYLGIGEFFLHPPISLGNSRTAATAARTETRLLLNLKKRRVFVYQGQKIIASYPVAIGRRGWETPTGEFRVIQMVREPVWEHPFTGQLVPSGKNNPLGARWIGFWTDGQNFVGFHGTPQENLVGQAVSHGCVRMRNRDIKALFEKVQIGTSVIVIAQ; this is encoded by the coding sequence ATGCGAGTTTTTGTGGCGATTCTCTGTTTATATCTAGGAATAGGGGAATTTTTCCTCCATCCCCCGATTAGTCTGGGCAATTCCCGTACCGCAGCCACGGCAGCCCGAACGGAAACCCGGTTGCTGCTGAATTTGAAAAAAAGACGAGTTTTTGTTTACCAAGGACAGAAAATAATTGCTTCTTACCCAGTGGCGATCGGTCGTCGGGGTTGGGAAACCCCCACGGGAGAATTTAGGGTGATTCAGATGGTGCGGGAACCAGTCTGGGAACATCCTTTCACCGGGCAACTGGTGCCATCGGGAAAAAACAACCCTTTAGGGGCGCGTTGGATCGGATTTTGGACGGATGGCCAGAATTTTGTCGGTTTTCACGGTACACCCCAAGAAAATCTCGTCGGCCAGGCCGTCTCCCACGGTTGCGTCAGGATGCGCAATCGAGATATAAAGGCTTTATTTGAAAAGGTACAAATCGGCACTTCGGTGATAGTAATCGCTCAATAA
- a CDS encoding DUF1350 family protein: MNWQEIAGNWVFLPRRPRGIIHFLGGAFVATAPNITYRWLLESLGNSGYAIVATPFVNTLDHKSIARTVLNRFDNIIERLRWNHSLPQGYLPIYGLGHSMGCKLHLLIGSLYEVEREGNILISFNNYPIRRAIPFIEPLQIDTTFNLEFTPSPEETNELIFQDYAIRRNLLIRFQDDTIDQSLVLNPLLKKRFNDLIALRTLPGNHLTPLSQDVSWQTGEVFTPLDAIGQWLKQGLARDNSRLKDEILHWLNPVLPVSR, from the coding sequence ATGAATTGGCAAGAAATAGCAGGTAATTGGGTTTTTCTCCCCCGTCGCCCCCGGGGTATCATTCACTTTTTAGGGGGGGCATTTGTGGCGACAGCCCCGAATATCACCTATCGTTGGTTATTAGAAAGTCTTGGGAATTCAGGATACGCTATTGTTGCGACTCCCTTTGTTAATACCCTCGATCACAAATCGATCGCCCGCACAGTTTTAAACCGTTTTGATAATATTATTGAACGTCTGCGCTGGAATCATAGTCTGCCCCAAGGTTATCTCCCCATCTACGGATTGGGTCACAGTATGGGGTGTAAACTACATTTATTAATCGGTAGTCTCTACGAAGTGGAACGGGAGGGAAATATCCTCATTTCCTTCAATAATTATCCCATTCGTCGGGCTATTCCCTTTATTGAACCTTTGCAAATTGACACCACTTTTAACCTCGAATTTACCCCTTCTCCCGAAGAAACAAACGAGTTAATTTTCCAAGATTATGCCATTCGTCGCAATCTTTTAATCCGTTTTCAAGACGACACGATCGATCAATCTCTGGTATTAAATCCCCTGCTAAAAAAACGCTTTAATGATTTAATTGCCCTGCGAACTCTCCCGGGCAATCATCTCACTCCCTTGAGTCAAGATGTCAGTTGGCAAACCGGAGAAGTATTTACTCCCCTCGACGCGATCGGCCAATGGTTAAAACAGGGACTTGCCCGGGATAATTCCCGTCTCAAAGATGAGATTCTCCACTGGTTAAATCCCGTCCTTCCAGTCTCTCGTTAG
- a CDS encoding serine/threonine-protein kinase → MDSQLVNNRYQILKKLGEGGFGTTYLAEDTQMPSRRRCVIKQLKPLAHDPRIYQLIGERFQREAAILEDLGQKNEQIPQLYAYGEEQGQFYLVQEYIDGETLSTKVGNRGVLGDAAVRDILLKLLAVLVYVHDHRIVHRDIKPDNIILRRGDELPVLIDFGAVKETMGTVMTAAGNPTSSIVIGTPGFMPSEQSIGRPVYATDLYALGLTAIYLLTGKVPQELATDPLTGEIQWRDHAPGVSPSLALVLDKAIKSHYQERFPTAQAMQEALAPSSSRSTVLLPPSPPSTAVHPPAPQSRGGDWLKFGIVGGVMGLVLLAGFVYLQDQQQKAFEERLNQLQRQSPPGSPSPQPSPPASPESAPEASPENAPEASPENAPTVRVPSPYLPSPQPSPVELSPTPTPTPSRIEPEPSTSPYLDQADAISTVENLYYLVSNRQYDQAVQLFSPQLANQFNPKFFNQFERVTVENLQITSRTDAMINLRGENTYVYPDGTTQRELRSYTVRKTDQGSEIAASDFIKVIKFR, encoded by the coding sequence ATGGACTCACAACTGGTCAATAATCGCTATCAAATTCTCAAAAAGCTAGGGGAGGGGGGATTCGGGACAACCTATCTGGCAGAAGACACCCAAATGCCTTCCCGTCGTCGCTGCGTGATCAAGCAACTGAAGCCCCTCGCTCACGATCCTCGAATATATCAACTCATTGGGGAGCGGTTTCAGAGAGAGGCTGCCATCTTGGAGGACTTGGGGCAGAAAAATGAGCAGATACCCCAACTCTATGCTTATGGTGAAGAGCAGGGGCAATTCTATCTAGTGCAAGAATATATCGATGGGGAAACCCTCTCGACAAAGGTGGGCAATCGTGGCGTGCTGGGGGATGCGGCGGTTCGGGATATCTTGCTAAAACTCTTAGCCGTCTTGGTTTATGTTCATGATCACCGGATTGTGCATCGGGATATCAAGCCAGACAACATTATTCTGCGGCGGGGAGATGAGCTGCCCGTGCTGATTGATTTCGGTGCGGTTAAGGAAACCATGGGGACGGTGATGACAGCAGCGGGCAACCCTACTAGCTCCATTGTCATCGGTACACCTGGTTTTATGCCCTCGGAGCAGAGTATAGGGCGGCCTGTGTACGCCACCGACCTTTATGCTTTGGGATTGACCGCCATTTATCTTCTCACGGGAAAAGTCCCCCAAGAATTGGCCACGGATCCTCTGACCGGGGAAATCCAGTGGCGAGATCATGCCCCCGGAGTTAGTCCAAGCTTGGCCCTAGTGTTAGATAAAGCCATCAAGTCCCATTATCAGGAGCGCTTTCCTACGGCCCAAGCTATGCAGGAAGCCTTGGCCCCTTCTTCTTCTCGAAGTACCGTTCTTCTTCCCCCGTCGCCCCCATCAACGGCAGTTCACCCCCCCGCACCTCAATCTAGGGGGGGAGATTGGTTAAAATTCGGGATTGTCGGTGGGGTGATGGGATTGGTTCTCTTGGCCGGATTTGTCTATCTTCAAGATCAACAACAAAAAGCATTTGAAGAAAGGCTCAACCAGCTACAACGGCAGTCACCTCCGGGATCGCCCTCCCCTCAACCCTCCCCTCCAGCGAGTCCTGAAAGCGCACCAGAGGCGAGTCCTGAAAACGCGCCAGAGGCGAGTCCTGAAAACGCGCCGACGGTGAGGGTTCCATCCCCCTATCTGCCAAGTCCCCAACCATCTCCAGTGGAATTATCGCCAACGCCCACCCCCACACCCTCTAGAATTGAACCAGAACCCTCAACTTCACCCTATCTTGATCAAGCTGATGCTATCTCCACCGTTGAAAATCTCTACTATCTCGTTTCTAATCGGCAGTATGACCAAGCAGTTCAACTATTCTCTCCCCAATTGGCCAATCAATTCAATCCCAAGTTTTTTAATCAGTTTGAAAGGGTAACGGTAGAGAACTTGCAGATTACCTCCCGTACTGATGCGATGATTAATTTACGGGGAGAGAATACTTATGTCTATCCTGATGGGACAACCCAAAGGGAACTGCGGTCTTATACTGTGAGAAAGACCGATCAAGGGAGCGAGATCGCCGCATCGGATTTTATTAAGGTGATTAAATTCCGCTAG
- a CDS encoding thymidylate synthase — protein MLSTETTPKLTYQPHYKPNQLICGHGQTAIITGWTVKQSLAKHLNPDQYAVIGNLYSPTRGISPLLRNLIANPHVRYLVILNATKEDKNSGSCQCLLDFFSQGFQLGKSDTGRECWLINSSITGYIDKEIDRETLEKLRQSIQYQLVKSIPEAIETVKNYAEQSPLPTWGEPLIFPLLENLPSLLPGTRYGHRIEGKTIAETWVKILQKIKTTGTIRPTGYDGKWQELIDLMAVVTDEPPDFYFPKPNYLPIDRAFLTEYIGQILDDSPIHQGVKYTYGQRLRSWFGRDQIAQVINKLISEIDAASAVMSLWDVKDHEKGGSPCLNHIWVRVVENELSLTAIFRSNDMFAAWPANAMGLRALQQHIRDEISKHSDYNLSMGPLITISQSAHIYDDTWENVERLIATQYDKIVNQRDFFDPSGNFLISVEEEQILVQQTTPGSGEIVACYRGKNPLKLIRELATTNPAIIPEHIGYLGIELQKAYNCLKNNQPYIQDQ, from the coding sequence ATGCTTAGTACAGAAACCACCCCTAAATTGACCTACCAACCCCACTATAAACCCAATCAATTAATCTGCGGTCACGGCCAAACGGCAATTATCACGGGATGGACAGTAAAACAGTCCCTTGCTAAACATTTAAATCCCGACCAATACGCAGTAATTGGTAATCTTTATAGTCCCACTAGAGGAATTAGTCCCCTGCTGAGAAACTTAATCGCAAATCCCCACGTTAGATATTTAGTTATTCTCAACGCTACTAAGGAAGATAAAAACTCCGGTAGCTGTCAGTGTTTGCTAGACTTTTTTAGTCAAGGATTTCAGTTAGGGAAAAGTGACACAGGTAGAGAATGTTGGCTAATTAATTCTTCTATCACGGGATATATTGACAAGGAAATTGACCGAGAGACCCTCGAAAAATTACGTCAATCAATTCAATATCAACTGGTTAAATCCATCCCAGAAGCGATTGAAACTGTCAAAAATTATGCAGAACAATCTCCCCTACCAACTTGGGGAGAACCCTTAATCTTTCCTCTCTTAGAAAATCTTCCTTCTCTGCTACCCGGTACAAGATACGGTCATCGCATTGAAGGAAAAACTATTGCCGAAACTTGGGTAAAAATTCTCCAAAAGATTAAAACCACCGGGACAATTAGACCCACAGGATATGATGGTAAATGGCAAGAATTAATTGACCTAATGGCTGTTGTCACCGATGAACCTCCAGACTTTTATTTTCCCAAACCTAATTATTTGCCTATAGATAGAGCTTTTCTCACCGAATATATCGGACAAATTCTCGATGATTCCCCTATACACCAAGGAGTTAAATACACTTATGGTCAAAGATTACGCTCTTGGTTTGGACGAGACCAAATCGCACAGGTTATTAATAAATTAATCTCAGAAATTGACGCAGCTAGTGCAGTCATGTCCCTCTGGGATGTAAAAGACCACGAAAAGGGAGGTAGTCCCTGTTTAAATCATATTTGGGTGCGAGTGGTGGAAAATGAATTATCTCTCACCGCAATATTTAGAAGTAATGATATGTTTGCTGCTTGGCCGGCAAATGCCATGGGATTGCGTGCTTTACAGCAACATATTAGGGATGAGATTAGCAAGCACTCTGACTACAATTTATCAATGGGTCCATTGATTACTATTAGTCAATCGGCCCATATATACGATGATACTTGGGAGAATGTCGAACGATTAATCGCCACCCAGTACGATAAGATTGTCAATCAGCGCGATTTTTTTGACCCTAGCGGTAACTTTTTGATTTCTGTGGAAGAAGAACAAATTCTTGTCCAACAAACTACCCCCGGCAGCGGGGAAATTGTCGCTTGTTATCGAGGCAAAAATCCCCTCAAATTAATCCGCGAGCTTGCAACAACTAATCCCGCAATTATTCCCGAACATATTGGTTATCTGGGAATCGAATTACAAAAGGCATACAACTGTCTCAAGAATAATCAGCCTTATATTCAAGACCAGTAG
- a CDS encoding FIST signal transduction protein: MSDRIEWINALSTRPSLEAAVTEVVEKVTDKLVGSADLAIIFISSAYASDYPRLVPLILDKLPVPVLIGCGGAGIVGMGDREKAREIEASPALSLTVAHLPNVEVQPFYIEAAEMPDLDSSPSSWTELLGVEAAKNPQFILLAAPFSGRINDLLEGLDFAYPGSAKIGGLVSGGMIERSGGLFYHDQQKPRNSYLYRQGTVGIALSGNIIVETIVAQGCRPIGPIYQVSEGERNIIISMTSKEADATPQPPLNLLRDLIASLREKDRELAQHSLFIGIARDEFKMQLRPGDFLIRNLLGVDPRQGAIAIGDQVRPGQRVQFHLRDAETSALDLELLLQAFPQEKPASSDILGALLFSCLGRGENLYEKPDFDSGLFQRYFANVPLAGFFGNGEIGPVAGRTFLHGYTSAFALFRQGIYPILND; this comes from the coding sequence ATGAGCGATCGCATCGAGTGGATTAATGCCCTATCAACCCGTCCCTCCCTAGAAGCGGCGGTGACGGAGGTAGTGGAAAAAGTGACAGATAAGTTAGTTGGATCGGCAGATCTAGCCATAATTTTTATTTCTTCTGCCTATGCCAGCGACTATCCCCGTTTAGTTCCCTTAATCTTGGATAAACTCCCCGTTCCTGTCCTGATCGGCTGCGGTGGGGCGGGGATTGTCGGCATGGGTGACAGGGAAAAAGCGCGAGAAATCGAAGCGAGTCCGGCTTTAAGTCTCACCGTCGCCCATTTGCCTAATGTGGAAGTGCAGCCCTTCTATATCGAAGCGGCGGAAATGCCCGATCTCGACAGTTCCCCCTCTAGTTGGACAGAATTATTAGGGGTAGAAGCGGCCAAAAATCCCCAATTTATCCTTTTAGCCGCTCCTTTTTCCGGTCGCATCAATGATCTGTTAGAGGGTTTAGATTTTGCCTACCCCGGTTCGGCCAAAATCGGCGGTTTAGTCAGTGGTGGCATGATCGAACGTTCTGGGGGTCTATTCTACCACGATCAACAAAAACCCCGTAATAGCTATCTCTATCGTCAGGGAACCGTAGGAATCGCCCTTTCTGGCAATATTATCGTCGAAACTATCGTCGCCCAGGGTTGTCGTCCCATCGGACCGATTTATCAGGTGAGTGAGGGAGAACGCAATATTATCATCTCCATGACCAGTAAAGAGGCCGATGCTACCCCGCAACCACCTTTAAATCTACTGCGGGATTTAATTGCCTCCTTGAGGGAAAAAGACCGAGAATTAGCGCAACACTCGCTTTTTATCGGTATTGCTAGGGATGAGTTTAAAATGCAGTTGCGGCCCGGGGATTTCTTAATTCGCAATCTTTTGGGAGTAGATCCTCGCCAAGGTGCGATCGCAATTGGCGATCAAGTTCGTCCGGGGCAGCGGGTACAATTTCACCTGCGCGATGCCGAGACTTCCGCCCTAGATTTAGAATTACTTTTGCAAGCTTTTCCCCAAGAAAAACCCGCTAGTTCAGATATACTAGGCGCTTTGCTCTTTTCCTGTCTCGGTCGCGGGGAAAATCTCTACGAAAAACCGGACTTTGATTCGGGTCTTTTTCAGCGTTATTTCGCCAATGTTCCCCTCGCTGGTTTCTTTGGCAACGGAGAAATCGGGCCGGTGGCGGGGCGCACTTTTTTACACGGTTATACTTCGGCTTTTGCCCTCTTTCGTCAGGGAATTTATCCTATACTAAATGATTAG
- a CDS encoding DUF4278 domain-containing protein — translation MSYSFLLPLFTAALAAYFWQKSSDEIAYLASAATVISLVLSLVLAPWQIQLLILLTVVIVVTFLWQGREEQKNVPVPTPETAREKKYRGATYREPTVTEAPVKERGGKYRGAEVKITNNPTVANPIRSSSLKYRGAGSANKEQ, via the coding sequence ATGTCCTATTCGTTTTTATTGCCACTATTCACCGCTGCCTTGGCTGCCTATTTCTGGCAGAAGTCCAGCGATGAAATCGCTTATCTGGCCAGTGCCGCCACGGTAATTAGTTTAGTGTTGAGTCTGGTTTTAGCTCCTTGGCAGATTCAGCTATTAATTCTCTTGACAGTTGTGATTGTCGTCACCTTTTTATGGCAAGGACGAGAAGAGCAAAAGAATGTCCCCGTCCCCACTCCAGAAACCGCCCGCGAGAAAAAGTACCGTGGGGCCACCTATAGGGAGCCAACAGTCACCGAAGCTCCTGTCAAGGAACGAGGGGGTAAATATCGCGGTGCGGAGGTTAAAATCACCAATAATCCCACGGTGGCTAACCCAATTCGCTCCTCATCTCTCAAATATCGCGGCGCCGGTTCAGCAAACAAGGAGCAGTAA
- a CDS encoding DUF6338 family protein has product MFFPIIAQSSSGLTFNTFNAVIYTVCFLVPGFVIDLTLSRFFYKKSEQVTLILLRFLTFSCLNYIPWIFVYLLLWDRSILANPSFLAFAFIIIIFISPIIVGLILGYANQKQLLERGLSGLGFKTITGFPSAWDYSFSRIEEPVWMLITLKDGSQIAGWFGKNSLASSESSERDIYLELVYKLEDDAWQPVPRSAGILINAEEIRYIEFWQDQTEVT; this is encoded by the coding sequence ATGTTTTTTCCGATTATCGCTCAATCCTCTTCTGGTTTGACATTTAACACCTTTAATGCTGTTATTTATACAGTTTGCTTTTTAGTGCCAGGTTTTGTAATTGACCTAACATTATCAAGATTTTTTTATAAGAAATCTGAGCAGGTTACTCTAATTTTATTAAGGTTTCTCACCTTCAGTTGTCTCAACTATATTCCCTGGATATTTGTTTATCTGCTGCTGTGGGATCGCAGTATTTTAGCCAACCCTAGTTTTTTAGCCTTTGCTTTTATTATCATTATTTTTATTAGTCCAATAATTGTAGGATTAATTTTAGGCTATGCTAACCAAAAACAGTTATTAGAACGAGGATTATCTGGTTTAGGGTTTAAAACAATTACAGGATTCCCTTCTGCTTGGGATTATTCCTTTAGTCGCATTGAGGAACCTGTCTGGATGTTAATTACTCTCAAAGATGGCAGTCAGATAGCGGGTTGGTTCGGAAAAAACTCTTTAGCTTCGTCAGAATCATCAGAACGAGATATTTATCTAGAACTGGTGTATAAATTAGAAGATGATGCTTGGCAACCAGTCCCCAGAAGCGCAGGAATTTTGATTAATGCAGAGGAAATTCGTTATATTGAATTTTGGCAGGATCAAACAGAGGTAACTTAA
- a CDS encoding response regulator produces MSNHKILVIDDSKVIRMHVRDMLPEGNFEVLEAKDGLEGYNLIRTENPNLIILDFLLPKMSGWDLFQEIQREDNLKSIPLVLMSGRKEEVVEKIPEPFQHFAFIEKPFDQKQLVQAIKEAMTKAKQYSQYSPKPTVSSPKPEELTGDYSTDIQTLQSQIAQMQTEMESIKKQMSQLVAFIKKKLA; encoded by the coding sequence GTGTCAAATCATAAAATTCTCGTTATCGATGACAGTAAAGTGATCAGGATGCACGTTCGCGATATGTTACCAGAGGGTAACTTTGAAGTCCTCGAAGCTAAAGACGGATTAGAGGGCTATAATCTCATCCGTACCGAAAACCCGAATTTGATTATTTTGGACTTCCTGCTGCCGAAAATGAGCGGTTGGGATCTGTTTCAGGAAATCCAAAGAGAAGATAATCTCAAAAGTATTCCCCTAGTGTTAATGTCGGGACGGAAAGAGGAGGTAGTAGAGAAAATCCCCGAACCTTTCCAGCATTTTGCCTTTATTGAGAAGCCTTTCGACCAAAAACAATTGGTACAAGCGATTAAAGAAGCGATGACCAAGGCCAAACAATATTCACAATATTCTCCCAAACCAACAGTTTCTAGCCCGAAACCAGAGGAACTCACCGGGGATTATAGCACCGATATTCAGACTCTCCAGTCCCAAATTGCCCAAATGCAAACAGAAATGGAAAGTATCAAGAAACAAATGTCTCAATTAGTGGCTTTTATTAAGAAAAAACTGGCCTAG
- a CDS encoding ABC transporter ATP-binding protein: MTAAIALDRVSKIYNNLPVVNELSFTIEKGEIFGLLGPNGAGKSTTIRMIITLTEASQGEIAVAGYDVKKYRDQVKKNIGVVLQQISVDGELTVWENLEFHGRMHHIPNPQRQELIDRYLDYVSLSDRKSALAKTLSGGMKRRLQIARALLHEPKILFLDEPTVGLDPQNRRRLWEVIRDLNRQGMTILLTTHYMEEVEFLCQDNATGKTGRIGIMDAGKLIELGTLTDFRTKYGEGLVIKQVGDKIDYKFFPTVADANSYLDSLSDKTGVMCRPSNLEDIFVELTGHQLD, from the coding sequence ATGACCGCCGCTATTGCTCTCGATCGCGTTTCTAAAATCTATAACAATCTCCCGGTAGTTAACGAGCTTTCCTTTACCATCGAAAAAGGGGAAATCTTTGGTTTACTCGGTCCCAATGGTGCGGGAAAATCGACGACAATCCGCATGATTATCACCCTCACCGAAGCAAGTCAAGGAGAAATCGCAGTGGCGGGGTATGATGTGAAAAAATACCGCGATCAGGTGAAGAAAAATATTGGGGTAGTCTTGCAACAGATTAGCGTTGATGGGGAATTAACCGTCTGGGAAAATCTGGAATTTCACGGCCGGATGCACCATATCCCCAATCCCCAGAGACAGGAATTAATCGATCGCTATTTAGATTATGTCAGTTTAAGCGATCGAAAATCTGCCCTTGCCAAAACTCTTTCCGGAGGGATGAAACGACGTTTACAGATTGCTCGCGCTCTTCTTCACGAACCAAAAATCCTCTTTCTCGATGAACCAACTGTCGGTTTAGACCCCCAAAATCGTCGTCGTTTGTGGGAAGTAATTCGCGATTTAAACCGGCAAGGAATGACAATTTTGTTAACCACTCACTACATGGAAGAAGTGGAATTTCTCTGTCAGGATAACGCCACGGGAAAAACGGGCAGAATTGGCATTATGGACGCGGGCAAATTAATCGAATTAGGAACTCTAACGGATTTTCGCACTAAGTATGGCGAAGGGTTAGTTATCAAACAAGTTGGCGATAAAATCGATTATAAATTCTTCCCCACCGTGGCTGATGCTAATTCTTATCTCGACAGTTTGAGCGATAAAACTGGAGTAATGTGTCGCCCTTCCAACCTCGAAGATATCTTTGTGGAACTGACGGGACATCAATTAGATTAA